AAACCGTACTCTACTCGACTCTTTTCATTATCAAACTCTTCTAAAAACAATCGCACAACAGTTCAACCCTGTTAAGATTCTGATTAGGGACTGCACCTTTGAAGGTAACTATCGTCTGATTGATTTTTTACTACCTACGACTATTTAAGTTACATCTCCGAAGAAGAAAACGGTTAACAGTAGCTATCTTCAGTGCTTCACAGAATTTTGGGCATTTACTTGTGCTGGCTGGCCACGACCTGAAACTTAAGTTGAGCTACATACCAATAATAGTCGAACATGGTTAAATTTAATTTCATCCCAAAAGCCGAAACCAGCTCTTACGTACTCTCTAACGACTTCAGAGCAATAAGTCTAACGTCGTTTCTCTTAAAATGTCAGAGTGTCTGATTGATTTGTACATACGGGTGAGGATttctgttttttgttgttgtagcagtgcttcgccccatccaaaaggTCACCAGTCACAAATTgacatcaaagtcctctaacggaagtccaaggaaacttgctgtttcataAGGGCTGGACGATAATGAGAGGGccttaaaggcgttggttccacaatacaattgaagatatggttagtgtcatgtggagacacattgcaagcaggacatacattttgtgaGTGTTAGTACTGGttagtactggattcgccggacAATTCcttgcatagaggtccgacgcctgtttgtggatatcactgaagacctgcttgtgcatttttgcttcatacggtgaGGATTCCTCCAGGGTTAATGTTGGTATCACAGCATGTCTATTGTGAAGCACATCAATGGAAATGGCACCCAATTCGGTTCAACAACTGATAGAGGGATCACTAGAACTCACACATTTTTTTTAGGTTACCAGTATATATATTGTAGGAGCATTAAATAATATGCTGTCTGGAGTCATCTAAATATCCGTGGTTAGTTTAGGATCGTCGAGACTATGGCTGAGTTAAAGAACAAATTTCTGCACAACAGGATTATAGCAATAGAATAGGATGAAACTGAGATTGGAAAAAAGGTGTATATAGGCAATTCACAGGGTGGTTATTTTTTCCCCTGTACTCAGAGTTATCATAGTAAATTACGTGGGAATCTTGGTCGGACGTTAGTTTCTTGACACTCTGGCACGGAGGCCTCGATTTTGGTTGCCTTGTGATATTGTAGCGTCGGTAGGAGCTGTAGACTGTGAGCGGAAGTTGTACATTGGCTTCATGGTATAGAAGTCAAGCCAATGGTGCACCATGAGGTACTAATCTGGTCCTAAGAGCAACGCCTACTCTGCCTTCACATTGAATGTATGAGGTGGGGTTTTTTTTGGGCCCGACATAGGCGGTCTTGAGCAGTAAACGGTATTGCAGATTTTCTTACGGGGGGCAATAGTTGAGCGAACGAATAGAGCGATAGCCGAACAATGGGACAGAGGAAGTACCGCGGTAACTAGGGCCAGTATTGGGACGGCTACAGCTTGGCCGCGGCTTGCTTATTGTTGACAGCAGATGGcaaaaattcatacaaatatacaagtttTTTCATATAGATTGTCACCATCTATGCCGCGCACTAGCCCTTATAgttatatctaaaaaaaaaaataaagacatTCCTGAAGTTTGTCACAAGTTTTCAAGTGCAATTTAATAAATTTCATCTAAGTAGCTTTAACAAAATCGATTTACAACAATAAAATAAGTTTTGGTCTAAACAAGTTTAATAACGGCGTCTATAGACAACACGACGCGCAGTTTTGTAGTGATAGCCATCCTGACCTAATGAAGCCGATGGTGGAACGTATGTGTTCTGCGGTACTATTGGTTCTGATTTGACAGCCTGATTAACGGGGGCCGGAGCAGGATAACTATAGCCTTGTGATGGAGCTGGTGCTGGTGCAGGTGCTGGAGGTGGAACATACGAATGTTGTGGTGCGATTGGCTGTGAGAGAACAGCTTCATGTACTGGAGCCGGTGCAGGATAGTGATAGCCTGAGGATGGTGCTGGTGCTGGCGCCGGTGCTGGGGGTGGGACGTAAGTGTTTTGTGTGGCGATTGGTTGTGAGAGAACTGCCTGATGTACAGGAGCTGGAGCAGGATAGTTATAGCCTTGAGATGGAGCTGGTGCTGGGGCAGGTAGTGGGGGTGGCACGTAGGTATTTTGTGGAGCGATCGGCTGTGATTTTACTGCTTGATGTACCGGAGCTGGGTAATTATAGCCGCCCCCACCAAGATGAGCGCCTTCTGCTTCGGCGAATGCAAGCAGGGCGAATGAGGCGGCAATGAATAGCTTCTGTAAATAAAAAGAGAGAAGTAAGATGTAGAaagaattattttttaaatacttcAAAGGTGATATAAAATAACAAGACGAATAACTGAAAATGCAAGGTCACAGCCAAAATGTTCTTCTTCTTataattattatcattatacCTAATTAGTATTATTTCTGAGTACTATTAGGCCTGTTGAGCCCACGAGATATGACTCAAAACAAAATTGAAATTGGAACTAGTCCCAAACTAAATACGCAAAGGAATCAGGGAATGGAAGCCATTTTGGCACCGCCAAGACTAAGAAACTATAACGAAGACCGAACCGAAATTGGATCGGCAGAAACAAAACACGAGAAAGAATATCGTACCGGGCGCGAGCTTGCAACGGAAATGTAAAACGAAACGATGCAAAAGACCGGATCAAAATTGGACATTAAGAAACTAAAACTGAACTGAAATTAGAGTAGAGGCAGATACAAGCCCGAAAATATAAAATAAGCTTAAAGTTATGGAAGTCACAAACAAGTGAAACCAATCCGAAACCGGTACCTGGATCTTAACTTGAACGCGTCTGAAAACAAAATAGGATTTCAAAAAAGGCGGAATTTGAAAACGGATCTAACTAATAATCTAACACAAAACCGAACGAAAGTAGAACAAAATCCAAACGAAAAGGTAGAACAAGAGCTCGAAGAAATCTAAAGAATGGattgaatccgaaaacggaaCGGATCTGGAACTTAACTTAAACCAAATATGGAACCGTAACAAGAATAGGACCTAAACCAAAGGCAGCAAAGGATCAATGAAGACTTTGAAACCAAGCATGAAATATTAGTTGAAGGAGTGGTAATTCAAAGGAAACAAGAACTGAGCTAGAATCATGAGTAGAAACTCGAACGAAACTAAAAAGTGACTGGCATCTAGAACAGAAACTAAATTAAAACGTGCCAGAAGCCAAAGATGAATAAAAAAACTGGAAAATATCCAAGCCGAAGGTGGACAAGAAAGTAGAACAGAAAGTGCAATTGGAGAAAAATCTAACCTGGCACCAAATTGAGAGCCCAAAAGGACCATAAAACCAGAACATTAATTAATATCAACATTCGCATCGGAAGTGAAATCAAAACCAgacaaaaaaccaaagtttgacCAGAAAACCGTACGGAAACTGGAACATGACTTCAATATATAAATGATTATCAACATCGTTAGAACACCCAAAATTACGGGAGTTTCCTAGTCCCCatgaagaaaaggagaaaaaaaagaaGACGATAATAGTCAAGTTCTCAACCAATATTACCTCAACTGATTATTGTTGAACGTTAATTCGTTACCGATTCTTCGATCTGTTTTGTTTTGTAATTGGTACAGAGTGAGATTCGAAATGCCTAGAACTTATTAGGGAAGTGGTTCGCATGTTCACTGCAGAGTTTGTAAGAGCTAAGCTAGTGGTATGATAGTAGCATGCGCGCATTCAACACCGACGGTACTGGGCTCAAGTCAAGAACCATTAAAATACTTAAAACTCCTAGAGACCTAGAGAGAAAGGCATAGAAAGATGGAGAGAGCGCAGTATGTGGTGGGAACGATTGTTAGGATAGCGCTGCAACTTCAGAGAGAGACGATAGTGGTCTTCAGGTAACGGTGGTAAAAGTAATAGTTAGTATTAAGAAATACTTAGAGCAATGTGAATTGTGCTTCACCATTCAGGTACGGTGGTGCTCGTACGACTCACAACTGCTAGAAGGCGATTTGAACTAAGAGAAGAAAACATGAAAAGTAAAAGACAAGGGAAAAGGAACTGAGAAATTAAAGTAGAAATAGATATCAGTGGTGAATATTAGGCAAAATGGTGACAGATATGAAGACAACGGCATAGACAACAATTGGAGGCATGGTGGCGTTTGCTGTCACAGTTAGAGTTATGTACATGCTTCAGTTTCGGTTTATTACGTCTATGCACATTATGGGGTAGGCTACGGTTCCAATTAAGAATACAGTCTAGCTCACTCTAACGATAACGGCCAGCGCCATAGTTACCTGTATGGATACTTTAACCGCTACGGCTACTGTTACTGAAAAATAATGATTGTTGTAAAAATAACGGTGATGGCTTCGCTTGAATTTTATGGTTGCAGTTACAGTTACAAATATGGTTACGTTTTCGATTGCTTTTCGCGGTTACGGTTACAGGTATGACCTACGGTTACGGTTATGTTTACAGGGAAGGTTCTGATCGGTTATAGTAATGGTTACGTTTACGGTAATGGGGTGTGGTACGGTTACGTCTAGTAGTGCGGTTTAATATTAATTGTACGGTTACGTCCAAAGATACGGAAAAGTTTACGGTTACGGTTACGCATCTGTCACCGAATACGGTAACGGTTACGTTTTCGTTGATGATTGAAATTGCGGTTAAAATTTGTGGTTCAGTTTCGTGCAAACTTACGGAATAGTTTACGATAATGTTTATGCTTGTTACCGAATACGGTTACGGTTACGTTTACAATTAATATTGAAGTAATGGTTAAAGTTACGATAACGGTTACGCTTGCTACTACGGCTAAGGTCAAAGTTATGTTAAAGTTTACGTTTACGCTTACGCTAACTTTTGCAGTTACGGTTACGGCTTTTCACATTAGGCTTCACGAATATTTTGTACAGATTTTCCGAAGCAATCAATATAACATTTATGTGCAATAAATAAAATAGGTAAATCTAAAAAGTAAAGGTTAAGCAGTGATTTTTATAACTACCGGTCCCTGCTTCGTAATTTCTAACATCcctagaatataaaaaaattggaatattctCTCAGTTTGTAATTGTTTCATCGCATTCTTTAAAAAAGTTTATTCAAActgattaaattaaaaaaaaattattatttcgaactttttccaaattttgtcagttagtttctttttttgttttattttccatattttaacaaaataaattgattgaattttataaatgaaactatgcaaaccattctcaaaaacgtttcgaaaaagttcgaaaattccagaaagtttgtaaaaaatttggaactttttttttaatacgcAGTTTTGTAACTCAATCACTTTTAACTTCACAAAACACAACATTTAGGTATTTCGAAACTCGCagtgattttaataattttttttccgaagggtgtttcagattttcttctatataaaaataaaaaattacgctttgtatgaagaaaaatataataaaaaatacacccttcagaaaaaaaatattcataaatcattgcgaattttgagagaccaataacttttagttattcagtttgtaattgtttcatcgcattctttaaaaaagtttattcaaactgattaaattaaaaaaaaattattatttcgaactttttccaaattttgtcaattagtttctttttttgttttattttccatattttaacaaaataaattgattgaattttataaatgaaactatgcaaaccattctcaaaaacgtttcgaaaaagttcgaaaattccagaaagtttgtaaaaaatttggaactttttttttaatacgcAGTTTTGTAACTCAATCACTTTTAACTTCACAAAACACAACATTGGGTATTTCGAAACTCACagtgattttaataattttttttccgaaggttgtttcagattttcttctatataaaaataaaaaattacgctttgtatgaagaaaaatataataaaaaatacacccttcagaaaaaaaatattcataaatcattgcgaattttgagagaccaataacttttagttttaaaaaatataggGAACTCGAAATAAaactttcgaaatttttcgaaaattttttgggACATAACCTTTTTTAGGTTTTGTGTAGCACAATTTTTCGAAGTTCGAACTTTTCCATTGAggttaagaaaattaaaattaaattttagaatttctatttgtagttcagcaaattataattgaagatcagaaaattataattgaagttagtaattttcaattaaacttcaattataattttctgcacTGCAATTGTAATTCTCTaaacttaaattgaaaattctgaacttcaattgtaactttctgaactaaaacttAAAAagatgtgtttttgttttatcggcctaatGATAAAGGTTCGTTTCGGGGTCAAGGCCACAACAATATTTttgttaatgataattattgtttctttaatttttataatagtaTATAATAGTAAgcaaaaaatttttcagacaacctgccatagctgcgcagatagacgcaaaattaattttctggccttgagcccgaatcgaaccttgaatcttaAAAAGATGTAATTTTACCAGTTTCAgctgcaaatttttttcttaaataccaGCAAAAAAGGCAGCTTGAGcgtcgaccatatggccataatagtatagcgtcatcaatcacaagacgaacagactacctgattccctatctgcgcttcgagggagatctgaaggccacaatagaggtggacagttggcgcaagggtgcgcaaatcgcggacgaggcgatacatgtgtacacagatggttccaaggtagtgggaggagtagggtctgcggtatactgtgctaatctggaaataagcagatcctacaggctgccggattactgttgcgttttccaagcggaaatattagctgtaaccagagcagtagaaaccctggaagagaatagcttaagctgcaaccgtgttaacttttatattgacagtcaagcagcaattaaggcaataatctcgcatagcacagcatctaaatgcgtgttagagtgtaagcagtctctagaGAGAATCGCgacagggaaaagcatacatctgtatcgggtcccagggcatatgggaa
The Eurosta solidaginis isolate ZX-2024a chromosome 5, ASM4086904v1, whole genome shotgun sequence DNA segment above includes these coding regions:
- the LOC137253967 gene encoding uncharacterized protein, producing the protein MKLFIAASFALLAFAEAEGAHLGGGGYNYPAPVHQAVKSQPIAPQNTYVPPPLPAPAPAPSQGYNYPAPAPVHQAVLSQPIATQNTYVPPPAPAPAPAPSSGYHYPAPAPVHEAVLSQPIAPQHSYVPPPAPAPAPAPSQGYSYPAPAPVNQAVKSEPIVPQNTYVPPSASLGQDGYHYKTARRVVYRRRY